CACCGGCCGGGGCTGCCTGGGCCCGGTGCATGTAGATCTTTGTCTGGTAATGGGCCAGAACGGCCGTGACAGCCAGGCCATAAACATTGCAGGTGCGCTCGATCCGGTAAAGAATCTGCCAGTGCCGCACGGGACGATCCGTCTGGGCCTTCCAGAAGGTTTCAAAAATCAATTGAATATTTTCTGCCGCCTCCGGTGTCAGGCCGTTGAGAACCCAGGCATCCAGGTATCTGAACAGATGGGCAATGCCGTCTGTTGTATAGTCGGCAGGCAGAGTGATCCGGACTTTGCGAAGAAAATGCCAGACATATTTTCTGGCAAAAGGATTTTTCTGTCCCTGTTTGCTGACCACCCGCCGGGGACGGACCGGTGCCTCATCATAGGCATACCGGTTAAAGATAATCTGAAATTCATGAAACAGATCAGCCGGATCTACAGCCAGAGCACCTGATTTTTCCGCAGCATCCACCTGAACGGCCAGTTCGTTTCGGATCAGTTTTTCCACCACGGCCACGGGCAGGTCATACGTTTGGATCAGATAGTCCATCGCCGCTTTGAGCGCCTTGGGGGAATCAACGGCAAAGATTTTTCTGATCCGGGGGTCTCCACAGGTGCCCGGCATCACCTGGACCGGATTCTGCAAGTTTGTCATCTGAGACCAGGTGGGAAACGATGCGGCTTCATGGAAAGAAAACCCTTCATGGGCCAGCAGCCGTTTCTGGAACCGGGCGATGTAGCCGGCCTGGCTGTCCATATCATCTGCCATGAATGCCCCGGCCTGCAGATCGGTTTCCTCGAACACGGGATCCAGCATAAGCCGGTCGATCAGGTTTTCCACCGACCCCAGAGCCCGCCGTATTTTCAAAGGTTCCAGGTCACTGCCGACCAGTCCGATGCCCGTGCTGTCCGGCGCCCGGTAGATAATGGCCCACATCCCGGTCAAAATACGGGTCAACCGGTTCTGGGCATTGCCGTAATAGACCACAATACCGCACATATTCGCTTTCCTCCGGAATGATTACCCAAGCTGCCCATCTGATTTACCGGACTTTTACACGCCTTTGCATATTTCATCAACCCATCAGTTCTGTTTGGGTACCAGAACATTGAATTTTTTCCGGATAGCTGCATCGATATCATCCGGAATGTAGGCGGTTTTGTTGGCCAGCAGTTTTCTGGCAATGCCCAGGGCCCGCTGGCGGGCATCCATGGCACCTTCCTTTTTCCATCGATCCCGGTTTTTCCGGTCCGTCACGCCGTTGCCGTAGAAATATTCTTTGCGCATATGGGACATGGTGTGGGGCGCGGTCATGAAATTGCCGGCCGGGCCGATACTGTCTATGACTTCCAGGGCCAGATGTTCTTCATCCACGTCAATGCCGTTCAATACTTTGCAGCAGTTGCCGATGATCTCGTCATCGATGACAAACTGCTCATGGGCAATGGTGAGCATGGATTCCAGCATGCCGGCACTGTGATGGATGTAGTTGGAGCCGCCCATGGATGCCAGCACCGAGGTCAGGGCTTTTTCATACCCGGCCTGGGCATCGGGCACTTTGGCATCGGACAGACCCGAAGAGTTGTAGTTGGGCACCTTGATATGCCGGGACATCTGGTGGATGGCCGCGTTCATCATACCGCATTCCACGGCCCCGCCGCAGTACCCCATGGTGGCCAGATTGGCCATGCCCGGAATCCCGCCGTAAAGCAACGGTGCTCCGGGACTGGTCATCTGGCAGAGGGTAATACCGGCCAGTTCTTCGGCATGCAGCTGGGCCAGGGTACCGGCCATGGTCAGCGGCGAGGTGGACCCGGCCATGGGGGCGGAAGACAGGGCCACAGGGATTTTGTGCCGCACGGCTTCCTGCATGATTTTGGTGGACTGGGTGCACAGCTTGAGCGGACTGATGGCAAACGAAGTGATCACGGAAATGAGGGGCCGTTGTGCCAGTTTTTCTTTGCTCCCCGCGATCATGGCGGCCATCTCCATGACCTGATGAAGCCCTTGCTCATTGTTCACCCCGGACATGACATGTTTGCCGGATGCAGACAGGCAGGCGTAAAACATATTGATATCATAGTCTTTTTCGTCAATGTCCGTGGGAATGCACGGCCGGACCAGAAAATGGATATGCTTGAGCTGGTCCACCAGCCGGGACACCTTGTACAGGTCATCCAGGGTGGTGGCCCGGACCTCACCCGTGTCCGGATCCAGGATCTTGATGGCGGCCCCGCCCGTGCCCAAGTGCACCCGGTCTTCGGTCAGGTTCAGGTCATATTCCGGATTCTGACCGCAGAGCACCACTTTTTCCGGGGCTTTTTCCACCCAGGTGGTGACAAGATCCTTTGGAAACCGGATCCGTTTTTTGTCCCGGTCCACAGATGCCCCGTTTTGCTCCAGCATTGCCACCGTGTCATCCAGGCCGGATTCATAGGTAATCCCGGTTTTTTCCAGAATGGTCAATGCGGCATGGTGGATGGTTTCAATCTGTTTTTCGGACAATGGCTGGTATTGCCCGCCCTGTAATCCCATTAAATTCATCGTTTTCTCCTCCCGTTTTATACCGTTGCTTTTGTTTTTTGACAGTTACACACTTCCTGTTTTTCGTTATGTCACGGCAGGGCACGGGTGTCAATAAAAGTGTAACAAAAACCATCTTTTTTTATTGTTCTTGTAAAATTTGAATGTTTTTGTTACAAAATTTTTGGATTAAACGTGAAATCCAGCACGAAACCAGATAAATGGCAATGAACCTTTAACCAATGGAAAATCCATGACCCATAAACCCGGCTCTCTGCAAGCCACCATTCATGAAAAATATGACACCCTGACGGCCAAGGGCAAGCGCCTGGCGGATTTTGTTCTCTTAAGCCCGGACAAGGCCGTGTTCATGACCACCCGGCAGCTGGCTGCGGCCGTGAACACCAGTGAAGCCACCGTGGTCCGGTTTGTGCGGCAGCTAGGATTTACAAACTACGCTATTTTCATCAACACGCTGCGGGATCTCATTGACCGGGAACTGACCCTGGTGGAACGGGGAAAAATGAGCCATCTGGTGGCCGGCAGCGAAGATGCGGAACTGGACCGGCTTATCAACCAGGATATCCGCAGCATCCGGGCCATGCACAAAAATATCGATCCGGCCGTGGTACAAGCGGTCAGAGACGCTTTGAAATCCGGGCCGGCCGTATATGTCATGGGGTCCCGGCTGTCCTATTCCTCAGCCCACTACATGGGCTGGACCCTGTCAAAGCTCCGGCCCGGTGTCTGCATCCTCAACGGCAGTGACCGAACTTCCATGGACCAGCTGATTTTCGCGCCACCCAAATCCGTGGTGGTGATCATTGCCACCTCCCGGTACCCCAACGAACTGGTTCGCCTGGGCAAAATTCCCCGGCGCCAGGGTTTTCTCCAGATTCTGATCACAGACAGTGCCTCCTGCCCCCTGGTCCAGTTCAGTGACCATGTCCTGATCACCCCCCAGAAAAGCATCCCGTTTCTGGGCACTCCCGTGTCCATGATCAGCCTGATCCATTACCTGCTCCACACCCTGGCATCGGATATGGGAGAGGCCCTTAAACAGCATCAGGAAAAACTGGATCAGGCGTATCTGGAAAACGATATCTGGTTCAACTGAACAAAAAAAGCCGGCTCACGTACCCCTGGGACCTGTTCCAGCCCCAGGAGGTGATGAGCCGACATCGAGGTGCCAAACCGCCCCGTCATGGATAATGATCCTTAACGGGAAAATTATCGGTACTGTCATAAAATATGGTTGCCCGCATATCCGCGATTGGTGGCCATTTCAGTACTATTACAAACCAAAAGTATCAGAAATGCAAAATTTTGTATTTCTGATACTTTTGCACAGGTAAAGGGTTACGCTGGAAATAAACAATCTGACATGCCTGACATATTCACCTGAGAATCTGTGCCTGACTCGTCTGCCAAAATAGACAGCATCGTCAAATTTTGCTGCCGGCACAAAAAACCAGACCATCATTTTTACTTCAACGATCCAAGTCTATCAACTGACTATACCTCATGATTTGTGTTGGTATCAAAAATTTTTTCAGCCTCAAAAAACTCTGCATTGGATTATCTGTAACTCCGGCAATTCCCCCACACTACCTCTTCCAGTTCTGCTTTCTTCAAATCTTGGACAGGCAGCTTTAATACCATAGAGTTGGGTCTCAGTTTACTAATTTTTGTGAGATTGTAAATTTATTTTGTTGGTTTGCTTAGCATGAAGTTGTTCTACAGGCAAAAGAAAGCATTCACCATGGTATTTTGACCACCGGCAAACCTTTGTCGAAACGGGTTGCCGGTGGTTGAACTTCCGGTAATACTGTTGCTTGTGTATTAACCGGAAGGGAAGATGGAATCTATTTTGATCCGAATGATGCATCAGGGATATCTTCCAGGCTGGTGTCACCGTCCCGGACCGCATTCATCTTACCGATTGTTGAGGGCAATAATGTTCCAACAAAAAATTTTGCCGACTGGAGTTGTCCGGCATAATAGGCTACATCCTTGCTTTTTTCAGCCATTGTGTTGATGGTTTCATCGTCAAGGCTGCCTGCTTCTTTCAGCAATTTTTTGCAGGCAACTGTTGCGCGCCATAACAGCATCCAAGCAATTGTGACATCCCCTGTTACTTCAAGAAACGGATAGGCAAATGCATAGGCATTCTGTAAACTGCCCCTGTTCATACGATTGACAAGCACTTGTGATAATTCTTCCAGCCTGTCAATGGAATGGTTTACTTTATTTGCGATACGCTCCAATTTAGGAATTTTTTGGGCCTCATTAATTGCCTGCCTCATTATATCGATAAGATATGCAATACCTTTTTCGTTATTCATTCTCAGTTTTCGGCCGATCAGGTCCATGGCCTGGATACCATTAGTTCCCTCATAGATCATAAAAATCCTGGCATCCCTTAAAAGCTGTTCCACGGGATAATCGCTGGTGTATCCATAGCCGCCGTATACCTGAATCCCGTGAGAGCAGATTTCAAATGCCCTGTCTGTGACATAGCCTTTCACAATGGGAATAAGCACCTCGATCAATCTGTCAGTTTTAAATTTAAGCTCCTCATCCAGGGTTGTATGAACAATATCCAGACATTTGCCATAGTAATAGATCAGAGACCGCATTCCTTCTGTATAAGATTTCATATTCATCAACTGCCGTCTGACATCCGGATGTTTGATAATAGGAACGCTTTTGAAAGTCCCTTCTTTTGATGGCGTTAAAGGTTTGCCCTGAACCCGTGTTCTTGCATAATCAAGTGCGTACATATAGGAGGCCGAGGCCACAGCAAGACCCTGCATTCCTACAAAAGCACGCGCTTCATTCATCATCTGAAACATGGCTGACATACCTTTGTTCTCTTCCCCAAGGAGCGTACCGACACATTCACCTTTTTCCCCGAGTGCAAGGGTCGCTGTGACATTTCCGTGAATTCCCAGTTTATGCTCAATACCTGTACAGATGACGTTATTGGATTCTTCAAGGCTGCCATCATCATTCACCCGGTATTTTGGCACAAGAAATAAGGAGATCCCCCTTGTTCCTTCCGTAGCACCTTCAATCCTGGCAAGGACTGGATGGATAATATTTTCACACAGATCATGATCACCGGCAGAAATGAATATTTTCGTTCCCTGGATTGAATAGGTGCCATCCCCTTTCGGGGTCGCTTTTGTTGTAAGCGCTCCGACATCAGATCCAGCATCTGGCTCTGTCAACAGCATGGTCCCTCCCCAAGTACCGGCAAACATTTTCTTCATATACAGTTCTTTCTGCTTTTTACTGCCGAATGCCTCAACTAGCTTGGCTGCCCCATGGGTCATGCCATAATAGAGCATAAACGCGGAATTGGCACCCACCATATATTCAAGAGCAGCGCACCCTAACAATTTTGGCATACCCTGGCCGCCAACCTCGGGATCATCACACATGGCAAGCCACTCACCTTCACAATAAATTCTCCACGCCCTTTTAAATGATTCCGGTGTTGTAACAACGCCGTTTTTCAGGCGACATCCGTTTTCATCACCATCCTTGAAAGTTGGAAGAATCTCTTTTAAAGCAAGCGTTCTGGCTTCCGATACGATAAGGTCCACCATCTTTTTGTTAAATTCCTTGAACGGTTCATTTTTACATAATGTTCCGATTTCAAGCTGTTCATGCAGGACAAAATCTACATCTCTTCTATCTGCTATTAGTTGAGCCATCAAAAACCTCAATGAGATAGTTTGTGTTCAAGGGCACTCCTCTCCTTGCAATCAGGAGAGGAGCGATTTTAGACTTATGCGGATTCAGGGACAGAGTCTCCGGATGCCTTGAATTTCCGTTCCAGAAAAATATGCAGGACAACACCGGCGCCCAATCCCCAGGCAGCACCATGCATGGCCAAAATAACGGCCATGGTGCCTGCAACACCCAGTTGTATGGGGTCTTTAATCTGTTTGAATGCGGTAATTATGCATAAATAACCAGTGACAACCATTGTCAGAGATAATCCTATGGGCAGGAACGGCTTGAAAAAACTGACCAGCGGAAGAATAAAAAGGGCAATGAATCCTGAGACCCAGAAGGTACCGCTGCCGCTGAAAATGGAATCCATGGCTTTTCTTCCTTGACGATAACGATCTGCCACAGTTGCAGTGACAGCTGTCCAGATTGGACCTGCAAGTCCGGGGTAAGGAGCAAAAAAGGAATGAAGTATGTTTCTTAAGCCGGTGACTACATGAATCCGGTCTACATCAATATCCACTTTTTCATCAGGCCGGCTTTCATCGCAGCTGGCCTGCACCAGGGTCGTACCGACAATCACATCACCAAAAGCGATGATATAAGCAATAATGGCCGTGGGTATAGCTTTCATGAACATATCTGCACCGGGAAATCCCACAGCGAACGGCAGGTATTCCCACATTTTAGTGAATTGCGGGATCGTAATGCCAAACTGGATATCCGGCAAAGGATATTCTTTCACTGCCATGCCGATAAAAATGGATAATATCATTGCCGGCACCATGCCGTATTTCCCAAGAAGTTTGGCGATACCGTTTTTGGATTTCATCCGGTTGAAAGATACGGAAAAGAGCATGTAAAAACAGACTAAACTCCCAAGTCCGATGGCTATGGGAGTTGTCGGAATCCTTCCGCCTGCCTTGAGTTCACCCATGTAAGCGGCAACCCCTGCTCCAAGAAGAATTCCGGCCTTGATGGAAGAGGGCACCTTATCCACTACTTTACTGCTCAATTTTGTAATGCCAAGAATTAAAAAAATTGCTGCAACAATGAGTTGCAAAGCCACAAGTGCCTGGATCGCCTCAGGGCCTGGTGTAAACTGTTTAAGGTACAATAAAACCACCGGGATGGCAGGGGTTATCCAGCCGGGAACCATGGGGACGCCTAAAAATGCCGGCATTATAAAACCGATCCCGCAGATAAAAACAAAAGCCAGTGCGATTTCATATGGCAGTCCGAGATATTTTTCCAGCAATGGAATCATGGCTAGCGTTACAACAAAAAGGATAAGGGCCTGGATAAATTCCACTGGTTCCCAATTATAGTGGATAAACGGCAATCGAATTTTGAAAGGTCCTAAAGGCCAGTACGGTTGCTCTTCACCATCAATGCGTTTGTATAGGGACATGATATTCTCCTTTTAAATTAGGATCACTGAGTCGACATTAGTTGACCATACGGTCCTTTCCCTGCCATTCTTTTTCCCGGAGTTTAAATTTCTGAATTTTTCCTGTGGCGGTCTTGGGCAAGGGACCGAATTCGATCTGCTTGGGCGCTTTGAACCGGGCCAGGTTTTTCTTGCAGAATGAAATGATTTCGCTCGGATCCGGTGTTGTTCCGTTGAACGGCACGATAAAAGCTTTGGGCACTTCACCCCATTTGGGGTCCGGCACCGGGATTACGGCCACCTCCTGGACATCCGGGTGGGTGTAGAGCACGTTTTCGATTTCCACGGTGGAAATATTTTCTCCTCCGCTGATGATGATGTCCTTTTTCCGGTCCATGATTTGGATATAGTTATCCGGGTGCATCACAGCCAGATCGCCGGAATGGAACCAGCCGCCTTTGAAGACCTCGGATGTAGTGGCTTCGTCCTTGTAATATCCCAGCATCACGTTATTCCCTCTCATCACGACCTCCCCCATGGTTTTGCCGTCTCTGGTAACGGGTTCCATGGTTTCCGGATTCACCACGTCCATATGTTCGGTTACGATATAGGGAACACCTTGGCGGGCCTTTAGCCCGGCCTTGTCCATCGGATCAAGATTGTCCCATTTGTGCTGCCACTGGCAGACACTGTGGGGACCGAACACCTCAGTCAGGCCATAGGTCTGGATGATGTTTGCCCCGATGCTTTCCATGTTCTGGATGATGGTAGGGGCCGGCGGAGCACCGGCTGTCATGATTTCCAGTCCCCTGGACAAACGGATGCCATTTTCCTTGGCAAATACGGACATGCCGATGAGAATGGTGGGGGCTGCACAAAGATGGGTAACGCCCAGTTCCTCGATGATCCGGTAAATCTCTTCAGGTACGATTTTTCTCAAACAGACATGGGTGCCGCCCACCGCCGTTATGCCCCAAGTAAAGCACCATCCGTTACAGTGAAACATGGGCAGAGTCCACAGATATACCGAATCCGAATTCGTCTTGAACTCGAGCTGCTCTCCGATGGCATTCATGTAGGCGCCCCGATGATGGTACATCACACCTTTAGGCCGGCCTGTGGTTCCTGATGTGTAGTTGATGGAGATCAGGTCCCGCTCGTCGGCCACCACCAGGGTGACAGGGTCAGCCGGCGCATCAGCAATAAACGCCTCATATTCCGGGCCGTCCAGAGGGGTGGAATCATCCACGTCACAGATATTCACATAAGTCTCAACCTTTGGGAGCCGGTTCGTGACCCCGGCTACTACATCTCCGAATTCGTTGTCCGCAAACACAGCTTTTGCATCGGAATGATCAATGATATAAGCGATTTCATTGGCGGATAACCGGATGTTGATACTGACAAGGATTGCGCCGATCAGGGGAACTGCATAGTGAGCTTCCAGCATGGGGGGCGTATTGGGACAGATAAAAGCCACTTTGTCGCTTTTTCCGACTCCCCGTTGCTTAAGGGCGTTGGCCAGGCGGAATACTCGGGCGTGGAACTGCTTCCAGCTGTACCTGTCATTGTTGTAGATCACCGCTGTTTTGTCCGGAAACACTTCAACACTCCGAGCCAGGAAATTGGTGGGGCTTAAAACATCGTAATTAACGCTGGGGTCGAACATGGTTAGCTCCTCTTCTGTTACAGGTTTATATAGCCTTCTGGTAACAGGGGGAGCTATTACTTTCAATCGGCCAAGGACCCATATTGGATCAGCCGCTGATCTGATCCGGCCTAAGGTTAAAACCTATATTTATTTTACCATGCGATCATTTTTTTACTTTATGGGACCAATCCACGGCGGCCTTGACCAGTTCAGTATAATGCTTGAGATTGTATTTTTCCTTGATTTTTTCCCGGTGGGTTCCAATGGTTTTCAAGCTCAAGTGGAGGCGGGCGGCAATTTCTTTTGCGTCCAGTCCTTCGCCCATAAGCCGGAACACCTCCAGTTCACGGTTGGTTAGGACATCCAGACTGAATTGAGGGGGCCCGGATTTACGACTCACCATGCGTTGGATCATTTTTTCCTTGATTTCCGGGCTGATGAAAATATTTCCATCCAACACACTGCGAATAGCTTCCACCACCCGACCAATGATTTTCTGCTTCATTACATACCCCCTGGCTCCGGCCTGGAGAGCCCGTTGGGCATACATGGATTCGTCATACATGGAAAGCACGAGCACCGGCAGTTCCGGGTGCTCCCGGGTAATGTCCTCCACCAGGTCGATGCCGTTGCTTTCGGCCAGGGAAATATCCACGATTACAAGATCCGGCCGGCTGCCACTGATGATGTCCCATGCCTTATCTGCCGTGTCAACACTATAGGAAACCCTAAGGTCCTTTTCCTTGTTGATCAGCTCAGTCATACCCAGACAGAAAACGGGGTGATCATCCACTATAAGGATCTGCTTTTTTCCGCTCATTGTCGTATCTCCTTTTTGACCAGGGTCACAACCCGGCCAAGGTCAACCTGGATCTTTGTCCCCCCTGGCCCGGTATCAATGTGGAACTGGCTGTCAATCATTTTGGCCCTGTACTCCATGATCCGCAATCCTATACCGTCTCCGTTCCGATCCTCCGGGATACCTCTGCCGTTGTCCGAAATTGTCAATCGAACCGCAGTCTGTTCTCCGGTCCCGCTTTCGAGACAGATCCGGATCCTGGTGCCGCCGGAATGGCGTACTGCATTGCTCACAGCCTCACTGGCAACATAGTAGAGATGTGTGGCGATGTTATTGTCCGGGAAATCGATACAAGGGTCCGTCCAGCATTCTAACCGGATTTTGTCCTGATAAGTGTATGCATGGGTGATCTCTTCCAGGGCGGACTGGAGTCCA
Above is a window of Desulfotignum balticum DSM 7044 DNA encoding:
- a CDS encoding trimethylamine methyltransferase family protein, with the protein product MNLMGLQGGQYQPLSEKQIETIHHAALTILEKTGITYESGLDDTVAMLEQNGASVDRDKKRIRFPKDLVTTWVEKAPEKVVLCGQNPEYDLNLTEDRVHLGTGGAAIKILDPDTGEVRATTLDDLYKVSRLVDQLKHIHFLVRPCIPTDIDEKDYDINMFYACLSASGKHVMSGVNNEQGLHQVMEMAAMIAGSKEKLAQRPLISVITSFAISPLKLCTQSTKIMQEAVRHKIPVALSSAPMAGSTSPLTMAGTLAQLHAEELAGITLCQMTSPGAPLLYGGIPGMANLATMGYCGGAVECGMMNAAIHQMSRHIKVPNYNSSGLSDAKVPDAQAGYEKALTSVLASMGGSNYIHHSAGMLESMLTIAHEQFVIDDEIIGNCCKVLNGIDVDEEHLALEVIDSIGPAGNFMTAPHTMSHMRKEYFYGNGVTDRKNRDRWKKEGAMDARQRALGIARKLLANKTAYIPDDIDAAIRKKFNVLVPKQN
- a CDS encoding MurR/RpiR family transcriptional regulator translates to MTHKPGSLQATIHEKYDTLTAKGKRLADFVLLSPDKAVFMTTRQLAAAVNTSEATVVRFVRQLGFTNYAIFINTLRDLIDRELTLVERGKMSHLVAGSEDAELDRLINQDIRSIRAMHKNIDPAVVQAVRDALKSGPAVYVMGSRLSYSSAHYMGWTLSKLRPGVCILNGSDRTSMDQLIFAPPKSVVVIIATSRYPNELVRLGKIPRRQGFLQILITDSASCPLVQFSDHVLITPQKSIPFLGTPVSMISLIHYLLHTLASDMGEALKQHQEKLDQAYLENDIWFN
- a CDS encoding acyl-CoA dehydrogenase, whose protein sequence is MAQLIADRRDVDFVLHEQLEIGTLCKNEPFKEFNKKMVDLIVSEARTLALKEILPTFKDGDENGCRLKNGVVTTPESFKRAWRIYCEGEWLAMCDDPEVGGQGMPKLLGCAALEYMVGANSAFMLYYGMTHGAAKLVEAFGSKKQKELYMKKMFAGTWGGTMLLTEPDAGSDVGALTTKATPKGDGTYSIQGTKIFISAGDHDLCENIIHPVLARIEGATEGTRGISLFLVPKYRVNDDGSLEESNNVICTGIEHKLGIHGNVTATLALGEKGECVGTLLGEENKGMSAMFQMMNEARAFVGMQGLAVASASYMYALDYARTRVQGKPLTPSKEGTFKSVPIIKHPDVRRQLMNMKSYTEGMRSLIYYYGKCLDIVHTTLDEELKFKTDRLIEVLIPIVKGYVTDRAFEICSHGIQVYGGYGYTSDYPVEQLLRDARIFMIYEGTNGIQAMDLIGRKLRMNNEKGIAYLIDIMRQAINEAQKIPKLERIANKVNHSIDRLEELSQVLVNRMNRGSLQNAYAFAYPFLEVTGDVTIAWMLLWRATVACKKLLKEAGSLDDETINTMAEKSKDVAYYAGQLQSAKFFVGTLLPSTIGKMNAVRDGDTSLEDIPDASFGSK
- a CDS encoding xanthine/uracil/vitamin C permease, coding for MSLYKRIDGEEQPYWPLGPFKIRLPFIHYNWEPVEFIQALILFVVTLAMIPLLEKYLGLPYEIALAFVFICGIGFIMPAFLGVPMVPGWITPAIPVVLLYLKQFTPGPEAIQALVALQLIVAAIFLILGITKLSSKVVDKVPSSIKAGILLGAGVAAYMGELKAGGRIPTTPIAIGLGSLVCFYMLFSVSFNRMKSKNGIAKLLGKYGMVPAMILSIFIGMAVKEYPLPDIQFGITIPQFTKMWEYLPFAVGFPGADMFMKAIPTAIIAYIIAFGDVIVGTTLVQASCDESRPDEKVDIDVDRIHVVTGLRNILHSFFAPYPGLAGPIWTAVTATVADRYRQGRKAMDSIFSGSGTFWVSGFIALFILPLVSFFKPFLPIGLSLTMVVTGYLCIITAFKQIKDPIQLGVAGTMAVILAMHGAAWGLGAGVVLHIFLERKFKASGDSVPESA
- a CDS encoding acyl--CoA ligase family protein; amino-acid sequence: MFDPSVNYDVLSPTNFLARSVEVFPDKTAVIYNNDRYSWKQFHARVFRLANALKQRGVGKSDKVAFICPNTPPMLEAHYAVPLIGAILVSINIRLSANEIAYIIDHSDAKAVFADNEFGDVVAGVTNRLPKVETYVNICDVDDSTPLDGPEYEAFIADAPADPVTLVVADERDLISINYTSGTTGRPKGVMYHHRGAYMNAIGEQLEFKTNSDSVYLWTLPMFHCNGWCFTWGITAVGGTHVCLRKIVPEEIYRIIEELGVTHLCAAPTILIGMSVFAKENGIRLSRGLEIMTAGAPPAPTIIQNMESIGANIIQTYGLTEVFGPHSVCQWQHKWDNLDPMDKAGLKARQGVPYIVTEHMDVVNPETMEPVTRDGKTMGEVVMRGNNVMLGYYKDEATTSEVFKGGWFHSGDLAVMHPDNYIQIMDRKKDIIISGGENISTVEIENVLYTHPDVQEVAVIPVPDPKWGEVPKAFIVPFNGTTPDPSEIISFCKKNLARFKAPKQIEFGPLPKTATGKIQKFKLREKEWQGKDRMVN
- a CDS encoding response regulator transcription factor, whose translation is MSGKKQILIVDDHPVFCLGMTELINKEKDLRVSYSVDTADKAWDIISGSRPDLVIVDISLAESNGIDLVEDITREHPELPVLVLSMYDESMYAQRALQAGARGYVMKQKIIGRVVEAIRSVLDGNIFISPEIKEKMIQRMVSRKSGPPQFSLDVLTNRELEVFRLMGEGLDAKEIAARLHLSLKTIGTHREKIKEKYNLKHYTELVKAAVDWSHKVKK